A single region of the Methanomassiliicoccales archaeon genome encodes:
- a CDS encoding UbiA family prenyltransferase translates to MPGEDGFEQRFAERVDRFVAWLEKDRLPLLAIFVYVIAIATTRDLLEYFLLDQPFVTAPHPWIFSIAHHVAFYVVVFLGLIFLLSAFSGRGVRRCTNFVCMFYWIIVLPPIIDHYIGGLDQNYAYFSITDFVNAILHFSGEGFHIGQASEVVVVLFAIFAYGIWTQRTALSTLKGRTIVLVRVCFLVFFTFLAMFIMATPGAFLPVGFKGGIPEFPAFDLTRYYQFHLFLLLYYLVGGEVVALSIYYFAMKSEFRRVLRSMRPAQTLFFGGVVAAGIVTGWRLGYSLDLVTMILTTPYWVNLCFAGTAIIAALLTWQVSTMWNDLSDSASDEPSRPDRLVASGTVEARFLWQISMVLVIISVILSFLLSLLQGLILLVILVLAFVYSFKPVRFKEHLLSPVLIGLGAFLAYLYGYLTPYSVVEKFTQGGIYYPYLTGDVLVPQLMPEGFLLGFFMFLGLVIGSIVTDIDGYDEDRRGNVRTIYTVLGKERATKLVSALIYAGSLTPLFLFHQLSDILVFPALGVAAAVLFARSMSSRPVLLVALIGLAYAALRYLSLF, encoded by the coding sequence ATGCCAGGGGAGGATGGCTTTGAGCAGCGCTTCGCCGAAAGGGTGGACCGGTTCGTCGCTTGGCTGGAGAAGGACCGTTTGCCCCTCCTCGCCATCTTCGTGTACGTGATCGCCATCGCCACGACCCGCGATCTCTTGGAGTATTTCCTGCTGGACCAGCCTTTCGTGACCGCGCCCCATCCATGGATATTCAGCATCGCCCATCACGTGGCCTTCTATGTGGTGGTCTTCCTCGGTCTCATCTTCCTCCTCTCCGCCTTCTCGGGAAGAGGGGTCAGGCGATGCACGAACTTCGTCTGCATGTTCTACTGGATCATCGTGCTGCCGCCCATCATCGACCACTACATTGGTGGGCTCGATCAGAACTATGCGTACTTCTCCATAACCGATTTTGTCAACGCCATATTGCATTTCAGCGGGGAGGGCTTCCACATCGGTCAAGCGAGCGAAGTGGTGGTGGTGCTCTTCGCCATCTTCGCCTACGGCATCTGGACCCAGCGAACCGCTTTATCAACGCTCAAAGGTCGTACCATCGTCCTGGTGCGAGTCTGCTTCCTGGTATTCTTCACCTTCCTAGCCATGTTCATCATGGCCACGCCCGGGGCCTTCCTGCCTGTGGGGTTCAAGGGCGGCATTCCGGAGTTCCCGGCGTTCGACCTAACCCGCTACTACCAGTTCCATCTCTTCCTGCTCCTCTACTACCTGGTGGGCGGAGAGGTGGTGGCTCTGTCCATCTACTACTTCGCCATGAAGTCCGAGTTCCGGCGGGTGCTGCGCAGCATGCGACCCGCGCAGACGCTGTTCTTCGGCGGGGTGGTGGCGGCCGGGATCGTCACCGGTTGGCGTCTGGGATACAGCCTGGACCTGGTGACGATGATTCTGACGACTCCCTACTGGGTCAACCTGTGCTTCGCGGGGACCGCCATCATCGCAGCCCTCTTGACCTGGCAAGTGAGCACCATGTGGAACGATCTGAGTGATTCCGCCTCCGACGAGCCGAGCCGCCCGGACCGGCTGGTGGCCTCTGGCACGGTGGAAGCGAGGTTCCTTTGGCAGATATCCATGGTTCTGGTAATCATCAGCGTCATCCTTTCATTCCTCTTGTCCCTGCTCCAGGGCTTGATCTTGTTGGTCATCTTGGTACTGGCCTTCGTCTACTCGTTCAAGCCGGTGCGCTTCAAGGAACACCTGCTCAGCCCGGTGCTCATCGGCCTGGGTGCCTTCTTGGCCTACCTCTACGGCTACCTCACCCCCTACAGCGTGGTGGAGAAGTTCACGCAAGGAGGGATCTATTATCCTTACCTGACGGGCGACGTGCTCGTGCCTCAGCTCATGCCAGAGGGTTTCCTGTTGGGCTTCTTCATGTTCCTCGGCCTGGTCATCGGATCGATAGTGACGGACATCGATGGCTACGATGAGGACCGGCGTGGGAACGTGCGCACGATCTACACGGTGCTGGGAAAGGAGAGAGCGACGAAGCTCGTTTCCGCCTTGATCTACGCCGGTTCGCTCACTCCGCTCTTCCTTTTCCACCAGCTGAGCGACATACTGGTGTTCCCAGCCCTGGGGGTGGCGGCGGCGGTGCTGTTCGCCCGTTCCATGAGCTCTCGTCCGGTGCTGTTGGTGGCTTTGATAGGCCTGGCATATGCGGCCTTGCGTTACCTCAGCTTGTTCTGA
- a CDS encoding NAD(P)/FAD-dependent oxidoreductase → MYDVIVSGAGPGGACAARGCAQLGLSTLLLEKGQLPRVKCCAGGLLQRALNHLDLQLPDDVVQRQIMGFAVEVGGQREEFSFSRRVGVTVRRAQFDHFLAKQAVSAGAELMSGTATKEVCEHKDRVEVETEAGVFQARLLIVAEGVSSRTARKLFGPFPPLALATGMAANVSTERDPGDKIELHLIDTPTRGLHWDRFPLNGWMFPQRDGASIGIVGQGSSRERLNASMRAIMEKLEARCGPVVTLDRSAHPLPFRPRPRLHSVRSMAVGDSAGFVNPITGEGMGYAFLSAHLAARTARAVVDTESVRALELYDRSCQEQILRDLRAAALIGPVLHWLVGVVDAPRFFGRFKEDKALVEVCADIARGEADWRRLARLAGPRFPRLFFSSLEPIRTS, encoded by the coding sequence GTGTACGACGTCATTGTCTCGGGGGCTGGGCCGGGAGGAGCATGCGCGGCCAGGGGATGTGCCCAGCTCGGCCTCTCCACCTTGTTGCTGGAAAAGGGCCAGCTACCTCGGGTCAAGTGCTGCGCCGGAGGGCTGTTGCAGCGCGCTCTGAACCATCTCGACCTCCAGTTGCCCGATGATGTCGTGCAGCGGCAGATAATGGGCTTCGCGGTGGAGGTCGGAGGTCAGAGAGAGGAGTTCAGCTTCTCCCGCCGCGTGGGGGTGACGGTGCGGCGGGCGCAGTTCGATCATTTCCTGGCGAAGCAGGCCGTGAGCGCCGGGGCCGAGCTCATGTCTGGCACAGCCACGAAAGAGGTCTGTGAGCACAAGGACCGAGTGGAGGTGGAGACCGAGGCAGGCGTTTTCCAGGCGCGCTTACTCATCGTGGCCGAGGGCGTGAGCAGCAGAACGGCCCGGAAGCTCTTCGGGCCTTTTCCTCCCTTGGCTCTGGCCACGGGAATGGCGGCGAACGTGTCAACGGAGAGAGATCCCGGGGACAAGATCGAGCTGCATTTGATTGACACACCTACCCGGGGACTGCATTGGGATCGCTTTCCGCTGAACGGCTGGATGTTCCCTCAGCGCGACGGTGCCAGCATCGGAATCGTAGGTCAGGGAAGCAGCAGGGAACGTCTGAACGCGTCCATGCGTGCGATCATGGAGAAGCTGGAAGCCCGCTGCGGTCCGGTCGTCACCCTGGACAGGAGCGCACATCCTTTGCCGTTCCGTCCCCGACCCCGCCTCCACTCCGTTCGTTCCATGGCCGTGGGGGACTCCGCGGGCTTCGTCAATCCTATCACCGGAGAGGGGATGGGATATGCTTTCCTGAGCGCTCATCTGGCCGCCCGGACGGCGCGTGCCGTGGTGGACACGGAGAGCGTGCGGGCGCTGGAGCTCTATGACCGCAGCTGTCAAGAACAGATACTGCGCGACCTGCGCGCAGCGGCGCTGATCGGACCGGTCCTGCATTGGCTGGTGGGAGTGGTGGACGCTCCCCGGTTCTTCGGGCGCTTCAAAGAGGACAAGGCATTGGTGGAAGTGTGCGCGGACATCGCCCGAGGTGAGGCGGATTGGCGCCGCCTGGCTCGCCTGGCCGGCCCCCGGTTCCCCCGCCTTTTCTTCTCTTCTCTGGAACCGATCAGAACAAGCTGA
- a CDS encoding NAD(P)/FAD-dependent oxidoreductase, whose product MHEVIVSGSGPSESFAARLLAQRGLDVVLLEKEHHPRPKCCAGGLLLRAARKLDFELPEEIVEKRISRLRLVSGGDAAELRATGQFALTIKRERLDELMAQKAKEAGAELLEGVKALDAHQDAASVAVTTTAGEMRCRYFLVAEGTTSLNADRLFGRFDRRRVAVGGAMRMKLQEEPDDAMEVHFLPHRSGVHGTMPPTAAVFPYRGGATVSLVAKGLDGETIRAVLSKVGKEYSSRFGRAFDDTESCFHKLPLWIRPKLRNGRCLALGDSAGFVSPFSGEGLTHALESSRLAALAVVNARTEGNARSLALYERTCWREIVRRMRATAILGPVVRSVSRRIDVRELARALDEDELLRDKLSGLLDGRSGALEASAVMMAKFPRLMPRLNIR is encoded by the coding sequence TTGCACGAGGTCATCGTCTCCGGATCTGGACCGAGCGAATCGTTCGCTGCCCGTCTGCTAGCCCAGCGAGGGTTGGACGTAGTGCTACTAGAGAAGGAGCATCATCCCCGTCCGAAATGCTGCGCTGGGGGCCTGCTCCTTCGAGCGGCAAGGAAGCTCGACTTCGAACTTCCGGAAGAGATCGTGGAAAAAAGGATCTCGCGTTTGAGGTTGGTCTCAGGCGGGGACGCGGCGGAGCTCCGGGCGACGGGGCAGTTCGCACTGACCATCAAACGGGAACGTCTGGACGAGCTCATGGCGCAAAAGGCAAAGGAGGCGGGGGCGGAGCTTCTGGAAGGGGTCAAGGCCCTGGACGCGCATCAGGATGCTGCATCCGTTGCCGTGACGACCACGGCCGGTGAGATGCGCTGTCGCTACTTCCTGGTGGCCGAAGGGACTACTAGCCTGAACGCCGATCGCCTTTTCGGTCGGTTCGACCGTAGGAGGGTGGCCGTGGGAGGGGCCATGCGCATGAAGCTGCAGGAAGAGCCGGACGATGCCATGGAGGTGCATTTCTTGCCCCATCGTTCCGGCGTCCACGGGACAATGCCTCCGACGGCCGCCGTCTTTCCATATCGAGGCGGAGCGACGGTATCTCTCGTGGCCAAGGGCCTTGATGGGGAGACGATTCGCGCCGTGCTCTCTAAGGTGGGGAAGGAATACTCATCTCGGTTCGGGCGAGCTTTTGACGATACAGAATCGTGCTTCCATAAGCTGCCTCTTTGGATCAGGCCGAAGCTACGCAACGGACGTTGCTTGGCCCTAGGCGACTCGGCGGGCTTCGTTAGCCCGTTCTCTGGCGAGGGCTTGACCCACGCCCTGGAGAGCTCCAGGTTGGCGGCGCTGGCCGTGGTGAACGCTCGCACCGAAGGCAACGCCCGGAGCCTCGCGCTCTATGAAAGGACCTGCTGGCGCGAGATCGTAAGAAGGATGCGGGCGACTGCGATCCTCGGACCAGTGGTAAGGTCGGTATCGCGTCGGATCGACGTAAGGGAATTGGCGCGAGCGCTGGATGAGGACGAGTTGTTGCGAGACAAGCTGTCAGGGCTTCTGGATGGCAGAAGCGGGGCATTGGAGGCGTCAGCGGTCATGATGGCCAAGTTCCCGAGGTTGATGCCCCGGCTGAACATCCGTTGA